A part of Bacillus thuringiensis genomic DNA contains:
- a CDS encoding DUF418 domain-containing protein, translating to MIKSVTNNRIDELDYIRGFALLGIILVNILAILSLDIPKQNTMDASYQRFLYLFVEGRFFTIFSFLFGIGFYIFLTRAIAKGQNGYILFLRRLAALLVFGIIHTLYQSGEALKIYAVCGLLILPFYKVKKEINLVLGVILTIYFASTGAKSALPIALILLGLSAGQYRLFENLSGKMKQVAIFTCIMFMLSVVGVYYQYKHVPLLPFDTMLVYGEDGSAIGQNGKFLEIGIAIGPILSAFYVGLLILLLQTKVLRTLLAPLKYYGRMALTNYVGQTAMILLASSVLHLRETMTYMQSLYVCISIYVFQIIFSFIWMKFFKLGPLEWIWRMITYKKVMPIKK from the coding sequence ATGATAAAAAGCGTTACAAACAATAGAATTGACGAACTTGACTATATTCGGGGGTTCGCATTATTAGGGATTATCTTGGTGAATATTCTAGCAATACTTTCTTTGGATATACCAAAGCAGAATACAATGGATGCAAGTTATCAAAGGTTTTTATATTTATTTGTAGAAGGCCGCTTCTTCACTATTTTTTCCTTTTTATTTGGAATAGGATTCTATATCTTTCTTACAAGAGCGATTGCAAAAGGGCAAAATGGGTATATTTTGTTTTTACGTAGACTTGCTGCTTTACTTGTTTTTGGAATCATACATACGTTATATCAGTCAGGAGAAGCGTTAAAAATTTATGCAGTTTGTGGATTACTTATATTACCATTTTATAAAGTGAAAAAAGAAATTAACTTAGTTTTGGGCGTTATTTTAACAATCTATTTTGCTAGCACTGGTGCTAAATCAGCCTTACCAATCGCGTTAATTTTATTAGGACTTTCAGCTGGACAATATCGATTATTTGAAAACCTCTCAGGTAAGATGAAGCAGGTTGCTATTTTTACATGCATAATGTTTATGTTAAGTGTGGTAGGTGTATATTATCAATATAAACATGTTCCACTTTTACCATTTGACACTATGCTTGTTTATGGTGAAGATGGTTCAGCGATCGGACAAAATGGTAAGTTTTTAGAAATTGGAATTGCAATAGGGCCAATACTTTCTGCGTTTTATGTAGGACTATTAATCCTATTACTACAAACAAAGGTGTTGAGAACATTACTTGCTCCATTAAAATATTATGGTCGCATGGCATTAACAAATTATGTAGGACAAACTGCAATGATTTTACTGGCAAGTAGTGTGCTTCACTTAAGAGAAACTATGACATATATGCAAAGTTTATATGTATGTATTTCAATTTATGTGTTTCAAATTATTTTCAGTTTCATTTGGATGAAATTCTTTAAATTGGGACCACTTGAGTGGATTTGGCGCATGATTACGTATAAAAAAGTTATGCCTATAAAGAAATAG
- a CDS encoding RNA polymerase sigma factor has protein sequence MEQTFIEKCNHDELDDIIKDYWQDVWNYSFIITKDPHLSDDITQDVFIKVFKNWNSFRKESSIKTWILKITRNTAINYLKSSYFKRISLIGFFSDDKQSPSAEREFFKQEEMNEVWDVVLKLPKKHREIIILDAKYELSYEEMAETLGVSIGTVKSRLSRARSKVSKLIGEGGSDEQ, from the coding sequence ATGGAACAGACGTTTATTGAAAAGTGTAATCATGATGAGCTGGACGATATTATAAAAGACTATTGGCAAGATGTATGGAATTATTCATTTATTATTACGAAAGATCCACACTTATCAGATGATATCACGCAAGATGTATTTATAAAGGTATTTAAAAATTGGAATTCATTTCGAAAGGAGTCATCTATTAAAACGTGGATATTAAAAATCACAAGAAATACGGCAATAAACTATTTGAAATCCTCTTATTTTAAAAGAATATCTTTAATAGGTTTTTTTAGTGACGATAAGCAATCTCCATCGGCAGAACGAGAATTTTTTAAGCAAGAGGAAATGAATGAAGTGTGGGATGTTGTCTTAAAACTACCTAAAAAACACCGTGAAATAATTATTTTAGACGCAAAATATGAATTATCTTATGAAGAAATGGCTGAAACACTAGGAGTATCCATTGGAACTGTAAAATCTAGATTAAGTAGAGCGAGAAGTAAGGTTTCAAAATTAATAGGGGAGGGTGGTAGTGATGAACAATAA
- a CDS encoding SH3 domain-containing protein, with protein MNNKQNPDWYRKLKKGPMEHRKDEEEYIYKIKQSIYQSNEVYSPKHTRPFRKKVLPIVVVLACTFLFFIVQQPWLDDNKSPVQSSTQIKPKTKDESAQNPTLKQFMNDLYQSTNAKNENDLYKALNDEVIFKGKNYKKDELKFDEDIFHELQVALTMGGEFANDTKQVYKVPSGLTESNQSKQAHFIYATVTGNKTKILAEPKRESRVLYEVSNEMVKAWIPEKVQNDGYIKISTINGNTGYVQKEYVLTDIKYSFMFEKNKEGIWKIINIDSIW; from the coding sequence ATGAACAATAAACAAAATCCTGACTGGTATAGAAAATTAAAAAAAGGTCCAATGGAACACCGTAAAGATGAAGAAGAATATATATATAAAATAAAGCAATCTATATACCAAAGTAATGAGGTATATTCCCCAAAACATACAAGACCATTTCGTAAAAAAGTATTGCCAATTGTAGTGGTTTTAGCTTGTACATTTTTATTTTTTATTGTTCAACAACCTTGGCTTGATGATAATAAATCACCGGTACAAAGTAGTACACAAATTAAGCCTAAAACAAAAGATGAGTCTGCTCAAAATCCAACATTAAAACAATTTATGAATGATTTATATCAAAGTACAAATGCAAAAAATGAAAATGACTTGTATAAAGCGTTAAATGATGAAGTTATATTTAAAGGGAAAAATTATAAGAAGGATGAATTGAAGTTTGATGAAGATATTTTTCATGAGTTGCAAGTCGCTCTAACAATGGGGGGAGAATTTGCAAATGATACAAAACAAGTATACAAAGTACCAAGTGGATTGACAGAAAGTAACCAATCAAAGCAAGCACATTTTATATATGCAACTGTTACTGGAAATAAAACAAAAATTTTAGCTGAACCAAAGCGAGAATCGCGAGTTTTATATGAAGTATCTAATGAAATGGTAAAAGCTTGGATTCCAGAAAAAGTGCAGAATGATGGATATATAAAAATATCGACAATTAACGGTAATACTGGATATGTACAAAAAGAGTATGTTTTAACTGATATTAAATATTCATTTATGTTCGAAAAGAATAAAGAGGGTATATGGAAAATAATAAATATAGATTCTATATGGTAA
- a CDS encoding peptidoglycan D,D-transpeptidase FtsI family protein: MLHTKIKRWRFIAVLSIVGVILIILLKSNFVSITTETSSAARGEILDQNGVILATNKKVKSLYCTYNDEKLSNHDTSSTLAFFDQFSSEFQHDISTEDIKSQLQQSCKKKSMNDIPLYSDITENELAFINKNKPNNVIIKDEVIRYYPKREIGSQVIGYVENDFNSKHISAGKSGIELQYENDLKGKPGKTLIFKMNNKKFFWNFRKVQNGKDVRLTLDSKLQQKTEEALRSQIKKTPDAKAGYAVVSDAKTGAILTMANSAVFDPNILHTHVSTKIDNIKSLSQNKAIQKLKYGESYVNMASTIKPLTILIGLNEKLFQPEDTYLDKGTFQYDNQNNITNAPGTPTGEITPRQAIINSSNTFMTAKVALPLFNQNNGNVEKVAHIWTDYLMQFGLRSKTGIDLPFEEDGQYEFHPSNKFENGISALLNASWGGNEVHTPLQLAQYAATLASKGDKYKPQMASAIIGQDGKGTKKFKPILENSNRYPMNFWSVVQGGMSQNIEEIKKLPFDVAGKTGITGFPNEQARMINHSLFVAYAPIEDPQIAVSVVIPGSNSEKNIAALVTSEILDSWNTLQKENKNKEEGSLK, encoded by the coding sequence ATGTTACATACAAAAATAAAAAGATGGAGATTTATAGCGGTTCTTTCTATTGTAGGTGTGATTTTAATAATTTTGTTAAAAAGCAATTTCGTTTCAATTACTACCGAGACTTCTTCAGCTGCAAGAGGAGAAATTCTTGATCAAAATGGTGTCATACTAGCTACAAATAAGAAAGTTAAATCTTTATATTGCACTTATAATGATGAAAAGCTATCGAATCATGATACATCAAGCACATTGGCTTTTTTCGATCAATTTTCAAGCGAATTTCAACATGACATTTCTACAGAGGACATAAAATCTCAATTACAACAATCTTGTAAAAAGAAGTCTATGAATGATATACCGTTATACTCTGACATAACTGAGAATGAACTTGCATTCATAAACAAAAACAAACCCAATAATGTAATAATAAAAGATGAAGTGATTCGATATTATCCTAAACGTGAAATTGGTTCACAGGTAATTGGGTATGTAGAAAATGACTTTAATTCAAAGCATATATCAGCTGGAAAAAGTGGGATTGAGCTGCAATATGAAAATGATTTAAAAGGAAAACCAGGTAAAACTCTTATTTTTAAAATGAATAATAAGAAGTTCTTTTGGAACTTTCGAAAAGTACAAAACGGAAAAGATGTCCGGCTAACTTTAGATTCTAAGTTGCAGCAAAAAACAGAGGAAGCATTAAGATCTCAAATTAAGAAAACACCTGATGCTAAAGCTGGTTATGCTGTAGTGAGCGATGCAAAAACTGGCGCAATTTTAACTATGGCCAACTCAGCAGTTTTTGATCCAAATATATTACATACACATGTATCAACTAAAATAGATAACATAAAATCACTTTCGCAAAATAAAGCAATTCAAAAATTAAAGTATGGTGAATCTTATGTAAATATGGCTTCTACTATAAAGCCACTTACTATTTTAATTGGATTAAACGAAAAGCTTTTTCAACCTGAAGATACTTATTTAGATAAAGGTACTTTTCAGTATGATAATCAAAATAACATTACAAATGCACCTGGAACGCCCACAGGTGAGATTACACCGAGGCAAGCTATCATTAATTCATCTAACACATTTATGACAGCAAAAGTAGCTCTACCATTATTTAACCAAAATAATGGCAATGTAGAGAAAGTCGCACATATATGGACAGATTATTTAATGCAATTCGGCCTACGTTCTAAAACCGGGATTGATTTACCCTTTGAAGAAGACGGACAATATGAATTCCATCCTTCTAATAAGTTTGAAAATGGAATCTCCGCTTTATTAAATGCCTCGTGGGGCGGAAATGAAGTGCATACTCCTCTTCAACTCGCTCAATATGCAGCAACTTTGGCAAGTAAAGGTGATAAATATAAACCTCAAATGGCAAGTGCTATTATTGGTCAAGATGGTAAGGGAACAAAAAAGTTTAAACCTATTTTAGAAAATTCAAATCGTTACCCGATGAACTTTTGGAGTGTCGTGCAAGGTGGGATGAGTCAAAATATAGAGGAGATTAAAAAATTGCCCTTTGACGTCGCAGGTAAAACTGGTATTACAGGTTTTCCGAATGAGCAAGCAAGAATGATAAATCATTCTCTATTCGTTGCATATGCTCCTATCGAAGATCCACAGATTGCCGTTTCTGTCGTTATTCCTGGTAGTAATTCAGAAAAAAACATTGCTGCTCTCGTTACATCAGAAATTTTAGACTCCTGGAATACTCTTCAAAAAGAGAATAAAAACAAAGAGGAAGGTTCATTAAAGTGA
- a CDS encoding peptidoglycan D,D-transpeptidase FtsI family protein: MEQQKRNNKTNISIRLNIMFLCIFLLFSAIIMQLGKVQIVEGEAYKNQVESSQNATTSIPVPRGQILDREGKTVVNNKSLRTITYTRVKGITSEDILKIAKDLAKVLEMPEEDINKLTDIDKKDFWMQLNTKRAETMITKKDIEKFKEKGVEGKELDKKIEDLRRSRVTEVELAELTAQDLKVLAIKSKMSSGYQLTPQIIKKDVTDEEYARISENLANFPGVDATVDWERNYVNGNLFRSVLGNITSSEEGLPKENLDSYLVRGYNRNDRVGKSYIEQRYEDVLHGTKEEVKNITDKAGNIINTEVISKGKSGNSLTLTIDMELQKKVEESIEKNLRAFKSSEPLLDRAFVVMTNPNNGQILSMAGKKIVEKEGKTEIEDLALGNMTTSYELGSAVKGATLLTGYETGAIQPGDQFYDAPMKFKGTQAKKSWNVSGFGNINDLRALQVSSNVYMFQTALKIAGVNYVPNGSLDIKQGAFDTMRYYFKQFGLGVPTGIDLPNEIIGQTRKVDSQPGFLLDFSIGQYDTYTPLQLAQYISTIANGGYRMQPQIVQEIREQSIKEEVGKVIRSIEPVVLNRIDMKTEHIDRIKEGFRWVFQEGDGTGVKYFKNAPYKPAGKTGTAQTVYGGDDPIGRNAKGERMECYNLTLVGYAPYDNPEVAFSVVVPWLHDDKNGINSIIGKEVLDVYFDLKQQRIHGEATSTGSSKQN; encoded by the coding sequence ATGGAACAACAAAAAAGAAACAACAAGACAAATATATCTATTCGATTAAATATAATGTTTCTTTGCATATTTTTACTATTCTCAGCTATTATTATGCAGCTAGGAAAAGTGCAAATCGTAGAGGGAGAGGCTTATAAGAATCAAGTAGAAAGTAGTCAAAATGCAACAACCAGCATTCCAGTTCCACGTGGACAAATACTAGATCGAGAAGGGAAAACAGTTGTTAATAATAAATCTCTTCGTACGATCACGTATACAAGGGTGAAGGGGATTACGAGTGAAGATATTTTAAAAATAGCAAAAGACTTGGCAAAAGTACTTGAAATGCCTGAAGAAGATATAAATAAATTAACAGATATCGATAAAAAAGATTTTTGGATGCAGTTGAATACGAAACGTGCGGAGACAATGATTACGAAAAAGGATATAGAAAAGTTTAAAGAAAAGGGAGTAGAGGGAAAAGAGTTAGATAAAAAAATAGAAGATTTAAGACGAAGTCGCGTTACAGAAGTAGAATTAGCAGAATTAACAGCACAAGATTTAAAGGTGTTAGCTATTAAAAGTAAAATGAGTTCAGGTTATCAACTAACACCACAAATTATTAAAAAAGATGTAACAGATGAAGAGTATGCGCGTATAAGTGAAAACCTTGCGAATTTTCCAGGAGTAGATGCGACGGTTGATTGGGAACGTAATTATGTAAATGGTAATTTATTTCGTTCTGTATTAGGAAATATTACGAGTAGTGAAGAAGGTCTGCCTAAAGAAAACTTAGATTCTTATTTGGTACGTGGATATAACCGTAATGATCGTGTAGGAAAAAGTTATATTGAACAACGATATGAAGACGTATTACACGGTACAAAAGAAGAAGTGAAAAACATTACTGATAAAGCAGGAAACATTATAAACACAGAAGTAATTTCTAAAGGGAAAAGTGGGAATAGTTTAACATTAACGATTGATATGGAATTACAAAAGAAAGTGGAAGAAAGTATAGAGAAAAATTTGAGAGCTTTTAAGAGTTCAGAGCCGCTGCTCGATCGAGCTTTTGTCGTCATGACGAATCCAAATAACGGACAGATTCTATCTATGGCAGGAAAAAAGATTGTAGAAAAAGAAGGGAAAACAGAGATTGAGGATTTAGCATTAGGTAACATGACAACTTCGTATGAGCTAGGATCAGCTGTAAAAGGTGCTACTTTATTAACTGGCTACGAGACAGGAGCAATACAGCCAGGAGATCAATTTTATGATGCACCGATGAAATTTAAAGGTACACAAGCCAAGAAATCATGGAATGTATCCGGATTTGGTAATATTAATGATTTACGAGCTTTACAAGTATCTTCGAATGTATACATGTTCCAGACAGCTTTAAAAATTGCAGGAGTTAATTACGTACCAAATGGCTCATTGGATATTAAACAAGGAGCATTTGATACGATGCGCTATTATTTCAAGCAATTTGGCTTAGGTGTGCCAACAGGAATTGATTTACCGAATGAAATAATTGGACAAACGAGAAAAGTAGATAGTCAACCTGGCTTTTTACTAGACTTTTCTATCGGTCAGTATGATACGTATACGCCGTTGCAATTAGCACAATATATTTCAACAATTGCTAATGGTGGCTATAGAATGCAACCTCAAATTGTACAAGAAATACGAGAGCAATCAATAAAAGAAGAGGTTGGCAAAGTTATACGCTCCATAGAGCCGGTCGTATTAAATCGTATTGATATGAAGACAGAACATATTGATCGAATAAAAGAAGGGTTTAGATGGGTATTCCAAGAAGGTGATGGAACTGGCGTGAAGTATTTTAAAAATGCGCCATATAAACCAGCAGGAAAGACAGGGACAGCTCAAACTGTATATGGTGGAGATGATCCAATTGGTAGAAATGCAAAAGGAGAACGTATGGAATGTTACAACTTAACGTTAGTTGGATATGCTCCATATGATAATCCAGAAGTAGCATTCTCAGTAGTAGTTCCGTGGCTTCATGATGATAAAAATGGAATTAATTCTATAATTGGAAAGGAAGTTTTAGATGTATACTTTGATTTAAAACAGCAACGTATACATGGTGAAGCTACTAGTACAGGTAGTTCTAAGCAAAATTAG
- the bla gene encoding class A beta-lactamase Bla1 — MILKNKRILKIGICVGILGLSLTSLEAFTGRSLQVEAKEKTGQVKHKNQATHKEFSQLEKKFDARLGVYAIDTGTNQTISYRPNERFAFASTYKALAAGVLLQQNSIDTLNEVIKFTKEDLVEYSPVTEKHVDTGMTLGEIAEAAVRSSDNTAGNILFHKIGGPKGYENALRKMGDRVTMSDRFETELNEAIPGDIRDTSTAKAIATNLKAFTVGDALPAQKRNILTEWMKGNATGDKLIRAGVPTDWIVGDKSGAGSYGTRNDIAIVWPPNRSPIIIAILSSKDEKEATYDNQLIAEATEVIVKALR, encoded by the coding sequence ATGATTTTGAAAAATAAGAGGATACTAAAAATAGGAATATGTGTTGGTATATTAGGTTTAAGTCTTACAAGCCTAGAAGCTTTTACAGGAAGGTCACTGCAAGTTGAAGCGAAAGAAAAGACTGGACAAGTGAAACATAAAAATCAGGCGACACATAAAGAGTTTTCTCAACTTGAGAAAAAATTTGATGCTCGATTAGGTGTATATGCAATTGATACTGGTACAAATCAAACAATCTCTTATCGACCAAACGAAAGATTTGCCTTCGCATCAACATACAAGGCTTTAGCGGCAGGAGTATTACTACAGCAAAACTCAATTGATACATTAAATGAAGTTATCAAATTTACGAAAGAAGACTTAGTGGAATATTCACCTGTTACAGAGAAACATGTAGATACGGGAATGACACTAGGAGAAATTGCTGAGGCTGCTGTTCGTTCAAGTGATAATACTGCAGGGAACATTTTATTTCATAAAATAGGCGGACCGAAAGGATATGAAAACGCGCTTAGAAAGATGGGGGATCGGGTTACTATGTCTGATCGCTTTGAAACAGAATTAAATGAAGCTATTCCAGGAGATATTCGTGACACTAGTACAGCGAAAGCAATTGCTACGAATCTTAAAGCTTTTACGGTCGGAGATGCACTTCCAGCTCAAAAACGTAACATTCTTACAGAGTGGATGAAAGGAAATGCTACAGGAGACAAACTTATTCGTGCAGGCGTACCAACTGACTGGATAGTTGGAGATAAATCGGGTGCTGGCAGTTACGGGACAAGAAATGATATTGCTATCGTTTGGCCGCCAAATAGATCACCAATTATCATCGCAATTTTATCTAGTAAAGATGAGAAAGAGGCTACCTATGATAATCAACTCATTGCAGAGGCAACTGAAGTTATAGTTAAGGCTCTTAGATAA
- a CDS encoding GNAT family N-acetyltransferase gives MENGNQVFWRTDCLILRRFSIDDTNYFHFYRSNPEVAKFQSWVNYQYHEAKTFVNEQVKNNPNLPGTWFQFAIALAENNKIIGDCALHTLVNEPRIVEIGFTLSPEYQGKGYATEAVYALLSYIFHSLRKHKVIAFSDVRNNKSISVLERVGMRREGHLLQNYMLKGEWIDEYQYSILNSEWKDPT, from the coding sequence ATGGAGAATGGCAATCAAGTCTTTTGGAGAACAGATTGTCTTATTTTGAGAAGGTTTAGTATTGATGACACTAACTACTTTCATTTTTATCGTTCTAATCCAGAAGTGGCTAAATTTCAGTCATGGGTTAATTATCAATATCATGAGGCTAAAACGTTTGTAAATGAACAAGTTAAAAATAATCCTAATCTACCAGGTACTTGGTTCCAGTTCGCAATTGCTTTGGCTGAAAATAACAAAATAATTGGAGATTGCGCACTTCACACACTTGTAAATGAACCTCGCATCGTAGAAATCGGATTTACTCTTTCTCCAGAATATCAGGGAAAAGGCTATGCAACTGAAGCTGTTTATGCCTTATTGAGTTACATATTTCATTCATTACGGAAACATAAAGTGATTGCATTTTCGGACGTTCGAAATAATAAGTCTATTTCAGTACTAGAACGAGTGGGGATGAGGAGAGAAGGTCATTTATTGCAGAATTACATGCTAAAAGGCGAGTGGATTGATGAATATCAATATTCAATATTGAATTCTGAATGGAAGGACCCTACATAA
- a CDS encoding DUF2187 family protein, with amino-acid sequence METKNNVTIGSYVQFPYRNNSTLKLTGCVVNILQNTIVVDIAEFAEIHAIEVTRQVVKHGYYKVKL; translated from the coding sequence ATGGAGACAAAAAATAACGTTACAATTGGTTCCTACGTACAATTTCCCTACCGTAATAACTCCACCTTAAAATTAACAGGTTGTGTAGTTAATATCTTACAAAATACGATTGTAGTTGATATTGCCGAATTTGCTGAAATACATGCTATTGAAGTAACTAGGCAAGTTGTAAAACATGGTTATTATAAAGTGAAACTGTAA
- a CDS encoding YitT family protein, with protein MGSIRNKNVNKLKRISQAILIVIGAFITAYGLEAVLIPNNVSDGGVTGISIVSSQLFGLPLGLLIGIINIPFVWLGYKQIGRGFAIYSVIGIVSLAIGTMVMHNVPTIIEGDTLLVTVVGGVIIGFGMGLALRNGGALDGIDMLAVLLSRRLPFGTSDLILFLNMFVFIFVSTVFGLQGGILSAIAYFIASKVIHIIEVGLSGSKTFKIVTKEPKLMIDTIWERLGRNAIYNEMYGGFSKEAYKEVSCVISRLEENKMKELIHEIDENAFVTVYDVAEVQGGNFKKHDIH; from the coding sequence ATGGGAAGTATAAGGAATAAAAATGTTAATAAATTGAAAAGAATTTCACAAGCAATTTTGATTGTTATTGGAGCATTTATAACCGCATATGGATTAGAGGCTGTACTTATTCCGAATAATGTCTCAGATGGTGGTGTAACAGGTATAAGTATCGTTAGTTCTCAGCTATTTGGGTTACCATTAGGTCTTTTAATTGGAATTATTAATATTCCATTTGTTTGGCTAGGTTATAAACAAATCGGTAGAGGATTTGCAATTTATTCAGTTATTGGTATTGTATCACTTGCAATAGGCACTATGGTTATGCATAATGTGCCTACAATTATTGAAGGAGATACATTGTTAGTTACTGTTGTTGGTGGTGTGATTATCGGCTTCGGTATGGGATTAGCACTTCGTAATGGCGGAGCGTTAGATGGAATTGATATGCTAGCGGTATTGTTGTCTAGGAGATTACCGTTTGGCACAAGTGATCTTATCTTGTTTTTAAATATGTTCGTATTTATTTTTGTTTCAACAGTATTCGGTCTTCAGGGTGGAATTTTATCAGCGATTGCTTATTTTATTGCTTCTAAAGTAATTCATATTATTGAGGTAGGATTAAGTGGATCTAAAACATTTAAAATTGTTACAAAAGAACCTAAATTAATGATAGATACAATCTGGGAACGTCTTGGGAGAAATGCAATCTATAACGAAATGTATGGTGGATTTTCGAAAGAAGCCTATAAAGAAGTTAGCTGTGTTATCAGTCGTTTAGAAGAGAATAAAATGAAGGAGCTTATTCATGAAATTGATGAAAATGCTTTTGTCACTGTATATGATGTTGCGGAAGTACAAGGCGGAAACTTTAAAAAGCATGATATCCATTAA
- a CDS encoding metallophosphoesterase → MRKKTKRIILLIATLVGFSIFLYLQNNLISITEVKITSSKIPTSFKGYKILQISDLHNKQFGDNQEILIQKVKSIEPDIIAITGDLIDSNSYDAEVSMKVIRKLVQKYQVYFVTGNHEKLSGEYNSLEKELKKNNVNVLRNEHVSIQKGVHQINLLGIDDPEFVTGKRDERNIVKDEIIKAKSEMQPDTYNVLLSHRPEFLTEYADEQIDLVLSGHAHGGQVRLPFIGGIVAPNQGIFPKYTAGLYEKQNTSMVVSRGLGNSIIPQRIFNRPELVVVQLN, encoded by the coding sequence ATGAGGAAGAAGACTAAAAGAATTATATTACTTATTGCTACATTAGTAGGTTTTAGTATCTTTTTATATTTACAGAACAATTTAATAAGTATTACTGAGGTCAAAATAACCTCTAGTAAAATTCCCACCTCTTTTAAAGGATATAAAATACTTCAAATTTCAGATTTGCACAATAAACAATTTGGCGATAATCAAGAAATTTTAATTCAAAAAGTTAAAAGCATAGAACCAGATATTATTGCTATTACGGGTGATCTAATTGACAGTAATTCATACGATGCAGAAGTTAGTATGAAAGTAATACGAAAACTTGTACAGAAGTATCAGGTATATTTTGTGACAGGAAATCATGAAAAATTGTCAGGGGAATATAACAGTTTAGAAAAAGAACTGAAGAAAAACAATGTCAATGTTTTAAGAAATGAACATGTAAGCATCCAAAAGGGTGTACACCAAATAAACTTGCTTGGTATTGATGATCCAGAGTTTGTTACTGGAAAACGTGATGAAAGAAATATTGTAAAAGATGAAATTATAAAAGCGAAAAGTGAAATGCAGCCGGATACATATAATGTATTACTATCCCATAGGCCTGAATTTTTGACAGAATATGCTGATGAGCAGATAGATTTAGTGTTATCGGGGCATGCTCATGGAGGTCAAGTTAGATTGCCATTTATCGGAGGGATAGTTGCTCCGAATCAAGGTATATTCCCTAAATATACAGCCGGTTTATATGAAAAACAAAATACATCTATGGTAGTGAGTAGAGGATTAGGCAATAGTATCATTCCGCAAAGAATTTTCAATAGGCCCGAACTTGTAGTCGTGCAGTTAAATTGA